The Acidimicrobiales bacterium DNA window GGCCGCCGTGCTGCTGGGCCCGGCACCGGAGCGTTCGCCAACAACCGACGTGGTCACGGTCCCCTGGCCCCGCAACGAGCGCGGCGCCCTGGTCGGCGTCAAGACCACCTCGTACGCCGAGAACGTGCTGGCCCTGGCCGAGGCCCGGCGGCAGCACGCGTCGGAGGCCATCTTCGCGAACACCGCCGGCAACCTCTGCGAGGGCAGCGGCACGAACGTCTTCCTGGTCCTCGACGGGCAGCTGCTGACCCCGCCGCTGTCAGCCGGCTGTCTGGCCGGGGTGACGAGGGGCCTGATCATCGAGCGCTGCGGGCTCGACGTCGTCGAGCGGGACGTGCCCATCACCGCCCTCGCAGGCGCCGAGGAGGCCTTCCTCACCTCGGCGACCCGCAACGTGCAAGCCATTGGCGCCGTCGATGGGCGGGCCCTCCCCAGTTGCCCGGGTCCCCGCACCCAGGCGGCGGCCGCGGCGTACTCCCGGCTCCAGGCGACCGACCCCGACCCCGCCTGACTACGCGAACCGCTCGAGGTCGGCCTCGAATCGTCGGCGGCACCCGCTCGAGCAGAAGAAGTACACCGCGTCGCCGTGCCGAGCGGTATCGGCGGTCGACGCCACGGTGACGGTCATGCCGCAGACCGGGTCGACCGCACGCCCGCTCTCGGC harbors:
- a CDS encoding aminotransferase class IV, whose amino-acid sequence is MKVWVNGELLDNGDSQVGAFDRGLTVGDGVFETIAVRAGRPLGVTRHLARLVRSAGALGLPAPDTGALRAAVEEVTAASGASDAVIRVVYTSGTGPLGSDRGDGTPTAAVLLGPAPERSPTTDVVTVPWPRNERGALVGVKTTSYAENVLALAEARRQHASEAIFANTAGNLCEGSGTNVFLVLDGQLLTPPLSAGCLAGVTRGLIIERCGLDVVERDVPITALAGAEEAFLTSATRNVQAIGAVDGRALPSCPGPRTQAAAAAYSRLQATDPDPA